CGTGCTCAACGGCGGCATCCACGCCTTTCAGACGGCCCAGTTTCGCCACCAGCATCAGCAGAACGGTTAACTGGGTAGTGAACGCTTTGGTGGACGCCACGCCAATTTCCGTGCCGGCTTTGGTCATCAGCGCCAGCGACGATTCACGCACCAGCGATGAGCCCGGAACGTTACAGATGGCCAGCGAACCGAGATAACCGAGCTCTTTAGACAGACGCAGCGCCGCGAGGGTGTCTGCGGTTTCACCGGACTGCGACAGCGTGATCATCAGGCTGTTGCGGCGCACGGCGGATTTGCGATAGCGGAATTCCGAGGCGATTTCGACATCGCACGGCACGCCTGCCAGCGCTTCAAACCAGTAGCGAGAAACCATACCGGAGTTGTACGAGGTGCCACACGCGACAATCTGAATATGCTCAACTTTAGAGAGCAGTTCGTCGGCGTTCGGACCCAGCTCGCTTAAATCCACCTCGCCGTGGCTGATGCGCCCGGCCAGCGTGTTTTTAATCGCGTTCGGCTGCTCGTAGATCTCTTTTTGCATGTAGTGGCGGTAGATGCCTTTATCACCGGCGTCATACTGCACGTTAGATTCGATTTCCGGGCGGGAGACGCTTTCGCCCTGGGTGTTGAAAATCGCGACGGAGCGGCGGGTCACTTCGGCGATGTCGCCCTCTTCGAGGAAGATAAAGCGGCGGGTTACCGGCAGCAGCGCCAGTTGGTCGGAGGCGATGAAGTTTTCGCCCACGCCGAGGCCAATCACCAGCGGGCTGCCGGAACGGGCCGCCAGCAGAACGCTCGGATCGCGGTTATCCATAATGACGGTGCCGTAAGCGCCGCGCAGCTGAGGAATGGCGCGCAGCACCGCCTCACGCAGCGTACCGCCCTGCTCCAGCTCCCAGTGCACCAGGTGCGCGATCACTTCGGTGTCGGTTTCGGTGACGAATTCGTAGCCACGCGTTTTCAGCAGTTCGCGCAGCGGTTCGTGGTTTTCGATAATGCCGTTATGCACCACCACAATATGCCCGGAGACATGCGGGTGCGCGTTGCCTTCTGACGGTTCGCCGTGGGTCGCCCAGCGGGTGTGCGCGATACCCGTGCCGCCATGCAGCGGATGTTCTTCTGCCGCCTGAACCAGCATCTGTACTTTGCCCAGACGACGCAGACGGGTCATATGCCCCGCGCTGTCCACCACCGCGAGACCGGCGGAGTCATAGCCGCGGTACTCCAGACGACGCAAACCTTCGAGAAGGATTTCAGCAATATCACGTTGCGCTACAGCGCCAACAATTCCACACATAATTAATTTCCTGACAATGGCATTTCGCCATGCGTTGTCGCCGACCTGTATTTGCCCGTTTGCCGGGCTCCCCGAGCCTTGTAGAGAGTGGGGTTATTGTTTTGGTACTGCCTGTGGGCGGAAGATTATGTTATCCCCTCATCCCGAGTCTGCCGCAGGGCATGACTGCTCTGCGACCGACAAAACCGTATGGCGGGCAGATACAGCGCGCCCGCCATGAACATAACTTATTTTTTCTTCACCGGGCGACGCCAGCCCTGTTTGTGTACCTGCGGCACGCGGGTGAGCACCAGCTCGTTTTCCGCGATATTGCGCGTCACGGTGGTGCCTGCGGCGATGGTCGCGCCTTTCGCCACCGTCACCGGTGCCACCAGCTGGGTATCGGAGCCGACAAACACATCATCGCCAATGATGGTTTTGTGCTTGTTCGCGCCATCATAGTTACAGGTGATGGTGCCCGCGCCGATGTTAACGTTATCGCCGATTTCCGCGTCGCCGAGGTAGGTCAGGTGACCCGCTTTCGAGCCTTTACCCAGACGCGCTTTTTTCATCTCGACGAAGTTGCCGACATGCGCGCCTTCGAGAAGCTCCGCGCCCGGACGCAGACGCGCGAACGGCCCGATGGTACAGGCGGTATCCAGACGGGCGTCTTCCACCACGCTGTAAGGACTGATTTCGCAGTCGTCGCCGATGACGCTGTTTTTAATCACGCAGCCCGCGCCGATTTTCACGCGATTGCCCAGCACTACGTCGCCTTCAATAATGACGTTAGCGTCAATTTCGACATCGCGCCCGTGTTGCAGCGTGCCGCGCAGATCAAAACGCGCCGGGTCACGTAGCATCACGCCCGCCAGCAGCAGTTTTTCTGCCTGCTCGGCCTGATAAACGCGCTCAAGACGCGCCAGTTGCAGGCGGTTGTTCACGCCTTCCACTTCGCTTAAACGCTGCGGATGCACGGCGGCAATCTCGCGGCCTTCGTTCCAGGCCATCGCGATGATGTCGGTAATGTAGTATTCACCCTGCGCATTGTTGTTATCGAGCTTCGCCAGCCAGCGTTTCAGATCCGCGCCGTTGGCGACGAGGATGCCGGTGTTGATTTCGTTAATCTGGCGCTGCTCATCGCTGGCATCTTTATGCTCAACGATCCCGGAGACTTTTCCGTTCTCACGGGTAATGCGGCCATAGCCGGTCGGGTCGTCGAGCTTCACGGTTAACAGCCCAATGCCGCCCTGCGGCTTCGCCGCGCAGAGCTGTTGCAGGGTGTCAACGGAGATCAGCGGTACGTCGCCGTAGAGCATCAGCACATCTTCATCGTCGCTAAAGAACGGCGCTGCCTGCTGCATCGCATGGCCGGTGCCGAGCTGCTCGGCCTGCAATACCCAGTTGAGCGAGGCGTCTTTAAGGGTGCTTTGCAGCAGATCGCCG
This sequence is a window from Cronobacter sakazakii. Protein-coding genes within it:
- the glmU gene encoding bifunctional UDP-N-acetylglucosamine diphosphorylase/glucosamine-1-phosphate N-acetyltransferase GlmU yields the protein MSSHAMSVVILAAGKGTRMYSDLPKVLHTLAGKPMVQHVIDAAKHVGAQHIHLVYGHGGDLLQSTLKDASLNWVLQAEQLGTGHAMQQAAPFFSDDEDVLMLYGDVPLISVDTLQQLCAAKPQGGIGLLTVKLDDPTGYGRITRENGKVSGIVEHKDASDEQRQINEINTGILVANGADLKRWLAKLDNNNAQGEYYITDIIAMAWNEGREIAAVHPQRLSEVEGVNNRLQLARLERVYQAEQAEKLLLAGVMLRDPARFDLRGTLQHGRDVEIDANVIIEGDVVLGNRVKIGAGCVIKNSVIGDDCEISPYSVVEDARLDTACTIGPFARLRPGAELLEGAHVGNFVEMKKARLGKGSKAGHLTYLGDAEIGDNVNIGAGTITCNYDGANKHKTIIGDDVFVGSDTQLVAPVTVAKGATIAAGTTVTRNIAENELVLTRVPQVHKQGWRRPVKKK
- the glmS gene encoding glutamine--fructose-6-phosphate transaminase (isomerizing), whose translation is MCGIVGAVAQRDIAEILLEGLRRLEYRGYDSAGLAVVDSAGHMTRLRRLGKVQMLVQAAEEHPLHGGTGIAHTRWATHGEPSEGNAHPHVSGHIVVVHNGIIENHEPLRELLKTRGYEFVTETDTEVIAHLVHWELEQGGTLREAVLRAIPQLRGAYGTVIMDNRDPSVLLAARSGSPLVIGLGVGENFIASDQLALLPVTRRFIFLEEGDIAEVTRRSVAIFNTQGESVSRPEIESNVQYDAGDKGIYRHYMQKEIYEQPNAIKNTLAGRISHGEVDLSELGPNADELLSKVEHIQIVACGTSYNSGMVSRYWFEALAGVPCDVEIASEFRYRKSAVRRNSLMITLSQSGETADTLAALRLSKELGYLGSLAICNVPGSSLVRESSLALMTKAGTEIGVASTKAFTTQLTVLLMLVAKLGRLKGVDAAVEHDIVHGLQALPSRIEQMLSQDKRIEALAEDFSDKHHALFLGRGDQYPIALEGALKLKEISYIHAEAYAAGELKHGPLALIDADMPVIVVAPNNELLEKLKSNIEEVRARGGVLYVFADQDAGFTSSDNMNIIPMPHVEEVIAPIFYTVPLQLLAYHVALIKGTDVDQPRNLAKSVTVE